A section of the Oryzias melastigma strain HK-1 linkage group LG14, ASM292280v2, whole genome shotgun sequence genome encodes:
- the LOC112138667 gene encoding uncharacterized protein LOC112138667: MERRTNRRRSEEKYVEGKHLKLPELKEAAREVNLGNDYIFKNNIPEYPQPQFQVSFLKHDTTAAGLYGIRQDGGFRNPYGESLVWFSLSVRNEDIEAAERKLMEEKYPGMNGQINLMRFATSPAFSPKSRLGHFRFTFPLEEVLKAYSQQFCSGGQPVMRVLETVLHKKEIVYVVVVHSPDDQNFSQYPLLAEDPNAVCFFRDGSFFWRSEAMCETHRYKLNKNNNSLEVEEIPIKCCPFYVWDNVAIAFHVGEEVLKFDVDQLRQNLEHCELDSVTCNSTDNLTPDQAEELIRELWSEFPPGDLPLHTRDDEAPPPPQPSS, translated from the exons ATGGAGCGGCGAACAAACAGGAGAAGATCCGAGGAGAAATATGTAGAAGGAAAGCATTTGAAGCTGCCTGAGCTGAAGGAAGCAGCAAGAGAAGTTAACCTTGGTAACGACTACATCTTCAAAAATAACATCCCAGAGTATCCTCAACCTCAGTTTCAGGTCAGTTTTCTGAAACATGACACAACAGCAGCCGGCTTGTATGGAATCCGGCAGGATGGAGGCTTTAGAAATCCATATGGAGAATCGCTGGTTTGGTTTAGTCTGTCTGTGAGAAATGAAGATATAGAAGCTGCAGAGAGGAAGCTGATGGAGGAGAAGTACCCCGGTATGAACGGGCAGATCAACCTGATGAGGTTTGCCACCTCTCCAGCCTTTTCACCAAAATCCCGGTTGGGCCACTTCCGCTTCACCTTTCCCCTGGAGGAGGTGCTAAAGGCATACAGTCAGCAG TTCTGCAGTGGTGGTCAACCCGTCATGAGGGTCCTTGAGACAGTCCTTCACAAGAAGGAAATTGTGTATGTGGTGGTGGTCCACAGTCCAGATGATCAGAACTTCTCACAGTATCCTTTATTGGCTGAAGACCCGAACGCCGTCTGCTTCTTCAGAGACGGCAGTTTCTTCTGGAGGTCAGAGGCCATGTGTGAGACACACCG CTATAAgctcaacaaaaacaacaacagtttaGAAGTGGAGGAGATCCCTATAAAATGTTGTCCTTTTTATGTCTGGGACAATGTCGCCATCGCGTTCCATGTTGGAGAAGAG gtgcTGAAGTTTGACGTGGATCAGCTCAGACAGAACCTGGAGCACTGCGAGCTAGACTCTGTGACGTGCAACTCCACTGACAACTTGACTCCTGACCAAGCTGAAGAACTGATCAGGGAGTTATGGTCAGAGTTCCCACCGGGGGATCTGCCCCTTCACACTAG AGACgatgaagctcctcctcctcctcaaccCTCTTCATAA